The segment CGATAATCCCTACCATGACCACTTCGGAAACCTTCACGAAAAGGATATCACCGACCAGCATGTGTTTGATATGCTCGGCTTCGGCTGGCGCCCAGTGCAGCACCAGGATGGCACCCGCAGCTGAAAATGCATAGACGATCCCAATGATCGCCTCCTGGGTGACACCCCTTCCCCTGGCCCGCGTCAGGGTGAAAATAATGGCCCCGGCAATGGTGAAAGCCAGTGATATCACATAGGCTGACGCACTGTGAATCTCGAGTCCGAAGAGAAAGGCTATAAAAGTACCGAGTGCCGCTATTTGTGCCAGCGCTAAATCGACAAAGATGACTTCCCGCTCAACGATGTGTATTCCCAGATAAGCAAGGATGGTTAGCAGTATCAGGCAGGCAATAAACGGCAGGATCATCAATCCAAGCATTTCTACCCCTTAATTTGAGAGTGCCTCAGGCAGTTTGCTGATAAGGTAGTCGAATAATTCCAGGTAGGTATCTACCCCCTCTACCCCGCCTACCGAGCTGGGCAGGATCAGAACTCTGGCGCCCGTTCTATCCGCCACGGTCTCCGCAACCCTGAGGTTATAGTAGGGCTCAATCATTATGACCTTAACCTGTTCATCCTTCATTATTTCCACCAGTGCTGCAATGTGAGACGGGGTAGGAGGAATGCCCGGTTTAGGTTCGATATAACCGACGATGTTGAGATTGAACCGGGTCGCAAAATAGATCCATGAGTTATGGTAGGTAACGATCCTGGCACCAGCAAACGGCTGCATGAGCCGCTGCCATTCAGTTACGGCTGAGTCGATTTTTGCGGCGTAGTGCTGGGAGTTTTGCCTGAAATACTCCGCCCCCTTGGGGAGCAACAGACAAAGTCTGTCAGTGATGCCCTCCAGAATCAGATTAGCATTGGCCGGGTCCAGCCAGTAATGCGGATTACCGTAGATGTGGATGTCCCCCATGCGCATGTCTACCCTCCCTGTCGGAACCTGGAGCTTCTCGATTCGCCTAGAGGCATCTACGTAACCTTCACCGCCATACATCACCTTTGAATTCCGCGCCGCGTCAATTATGCTCTGGGCCCATAGATCCTGGTCCATGCCGATTCTGACCAGCATGTCGGCCCCTTTAACCTGCATCACCATTGAGGGCCGCGGTTCCACCAGGTGTGGATCCTGTGTCCCCTTGGATAAGCTTTTCACCACCACTCTGTCTCCACCAACCACCATGACCATATCCGCCAGGTCAGTGGTAGTAGTCACAACTCTCAGCACATCGGCGGGAAACGCTCTAAGGGGAAGAGCAACGGCAATTACAAGCGTAATTAGCAATCTGCTTTTCATTTCAATTACTCCGGTTCATTCCAGTGGGTGGCTGTGGGGCCCGATCCCGAAGATCAACTGAATAACCGCATCGTGGATGCCGGTATCAAAACCATAACCGTACTGGAATCTGACCATGGTTGTCTCGGTTAAATGATCGGTAATAAAAGCTAAGAATTCCCTCGTCGTGTCTTTCTGAGGCAGGGCATTCTCGGCCCAATCATATCTAACTCCGGCATCCCAGTATTTGTTGAAACGGTAGCCGATGAAGTTATAAAAACCCCACCTTTCTATAGAGCCAGTGGGCAATTCTCTTATGAGGTTTAAGACTTCTCCTTGCAAAAACAACCGCTGGTAGGCTGAAGGCCAGAACTTGAAGGTTACATCCAGACCTACCACCTTAGCCTCGTCCTTCTGTTCTCCGTGCAGTATACCCTTACCGATGGCTCCGCTCCCGCCGACTTCCAGTTCCGAGTTGTCTCCCACCGGAAATGAGGCCCACGCGCGGGACGTATATACCTCATCGACTAGGGCGAACTCTTCCGATTCCTCAACATCCTCCTCTGCGTGCGCCTCGCTCTCGGCCCTCCAGGCGCCCAGGGTAAGCTGTAAAAAGAAAGGCAGTGGCAATAAATAGTCGAGGGAGGCCCCCTCGCCAACTAACCCATGCTCTCCAAAGAAGTTTGTCAACACCACCGGCCGGTCAGCATAAGGCACGTGATGCTGATGGAGTTTGTTGACTTTTCCAAAGTCAACGTGTTTCTTGCCCACAAGCAGGCTTAATCCTCCCAACACATTCAGGAAGCTGGCATAGCCCTCGCATATTTCTGCTTCAACATGGTCTCCATGGCGGTGAAATGCCAGAAACACATCCGCCCGCATCTCAGGATACAGGTACCCTTGAAGGGCAAATTCGATTTCCCTGATCAGTATTTTGTTGCGATAGAAGTCACTCTTATCCTCGGATGCCTTCGCCACAACATCACCCACCAGACTGACGTCAGGCAGGTTCTTGGGAACCCCCCGCATCCCGGGGAGCGGTGTATCCTGCGGCTCATCCTGAGCAGAGGTGAAATCGGCCAGGAGTAGAATGACAATAGCAAATTTCAGTAGGTACCTTAAGGTAAGAAGCACTCTCGCCCCCTTAGCTGGATTGCTCTAACAGCCTTATTAGATCATTGAATACAGGCATCGATCTAGATGAAAACGGCGCACACAAAAGTGTACACACGTACTTTAAAGTGTGAATATAATATCAAAATTATTCGCTGCTCATACTTAAATTCACCTGTTTTTCCAGTGGCTTTTATTCAACGGAGACGGCTATAACAAATAGAGGCTTGAGACATCACCATGAATCAGCAAGTAACCCCCAATGTCGGGCGTATTATTCGAGAACTGAGAAGGCAACAAGGATTGCCATTACGTACACTTGCCAACCGGTGTGGTCTTTCAATCAACGCTATCAGTCGGATAGAGCGAGGAGAAAACTCCCCGACCGTTTTCTCCTTACACCGCCTGTCGATAGCGCTTAATGTGCCTATCACCGCCTTTTTTAGGGAAGAGGCTGATGAAACAATTATATTCGTAAGAGGCAATGAGAGGCTCCGCCACCAAATGAATGGAATGGTTCTGCAAAGCTTAGGGAGCGGCCTCTCCCAGCAACAACTCGAGCCCTTCTTGATAACTATAGAGCCGAGTACCAGTTATAGTAATCATCCCGTTACCCATCATGGCGAGGAGTTCGTCTATTGTCTGGAGGGCAAATTTGAGTATTGTGTGAATGATCGAGTTTATCCAATGCTGGTCGGCGACAGTCTGATTTTCAAGGCCACACAGCCACATTACTGGAATAATCCCTCTGAGACCCTGGCCAAAGCGATATTGGTCTTCCAGGCGAGTCAGGCCCAGCACCTGCTTCGTCAACCCGCACCTGGGGAGTAGGCTCCTTAAAGATTTCAGTACCACCCAAGGTACACCATATGAAAGAAAAATCCCTGCTCACTCTTGACGCGGCCGTTAACCTTGCTCTGGGATTACCCTTAATGCTCATTCCCGCCAGCACCGCCCGATTCCTCGCTATACCCCTTCCCGAGCCAACCTTCTACGCAAGCATCTTAGGCGCGGTACTGACCGGGATAGGCCTGGCCCTACTGGTGGAACGATTCCACGAAAGATTCCGCATGAGCGGTTTAGGCCTCGGAGGGGCTATCACCATCAACATCGTTGGGGCCGGTGTGCTGATAATCTGGCTGCTGTGGGGTTCCCTGGACATACCACTGCGGGGTTATGCCTTCCTGTGGGCAGTAGCAGTAGTTGTGCTGGGAATCAGTCTGGTGGAAATACAGGCCTACTTCCGCAGGGGGTCGCCGAAAAATATGCCCAATCCCAGAACAAGAAAGGAGTAGCACATGGCAAACGAAAAAAAGCATGGACGTATTCAGGTGGATGCTGGTGGTATAATTGGCCCGATCTGGTTCATCGGCTGGCTTTTCACCCTCGCCTACGTCCAGCTACCATGGTGGAAGGCAATTATCGGACTGATTATCTGGCCCTATTTCTTGGGCACTTCATTAAGGTAGATAGCGCAGCTTCCTATCTGCCGGCTCTATAGGCAGCTATTATGCCCTGAGACCCTGTCTCACTTCCGCTCCTGACGACAGACGCTCAACGTGTCTGCCGATCAGGATCATCCGGTTTCACCTCGAATCTACCGGATTACCATGCCCTTCGTGCCGGGATCACTGCGGGAGATGTACATTGACCTCTCTTTATTACAAGACGGAATTGGGCAATAATTCGTAGCTGCTCCGGGCGCAAGGGAGGACTGGCCTGACAATAACGCCGGTGAAAGCCGTTTAAACCTTTTGATAGCCTGAAACATGTTGGATAGATTAAACCTTAACCACTCATGGGCATATCTGAACCAGATTCGCCGAGCGTGATGCTGATATGCTGAAATTATGTCGTAGAGTATAAGTTAGGTTGTGCTTATCATTATTTAGCTTGGAGGCATAATGAATAGAACGATCAGTTTTTTCGTTACAATTATTATCTCCCTGCTGGTTTCTTTTCCCCTTAATGGGCAGGAGTCTCTCCGCCACAAAGTCAAGTACGTACCAAGGTATCGGGATCCCGTGCTCGAGGAAATGAAGGCGAAGAACGAGCAGGCTGCGAAGGAGCGCCAGGCACAGACACAAAGAATCCGCGATACTCAGGAGGAATCGAAGGAGAAAAAGAAAAAGCAGGAGCGGCAGCTCCGCTTTGACTTTGCTGGAATCCAGAAACCAGCCTCTCCTGATGTATTCCAAAGCGTTTATCATTCTAAACCGATCAGACAGTTTATGACCGGAACGTGTTGGTGT is part of the Candidatus Neomarinimicrobiota bacterium genome and harbors:
- a CDS encoding cupin domain-containing protein → MNQQVTPNVGRIIRELRRQQGLPLRTLANRCGLSINAISRIERGENSPTVFSLHRLSIALNVPITAFFREEADETIIFVRGNERLRHQMNGMVLQSLGSGLSQQQLEPFLITIEPSTSYSNHPVTHHGEEFVYCLEGKFEYCVNDRVYPMLVGDSLIFKATQPHYWNNPSETLAKAILVFQASQAQHLLRQPAPGE
- a CDS encoding metal ABC transporter permease, which translates into the protein MLGLMILPFIACLILLTILAYLGIHIVEREVIFVDLALAQIAALGTFIAFLFGLEIHSASAYVISLAFTIAGAIIFTLTRARGRGVTQEAIIGIVYAFSAAGAILVLHWAPAEAEHIKHMLVGDILFVKVSEVVMVGII
- a CDS encoding metal ABC transporter substrate-binding protein; translation: MKSRLLITLVIAVALPLRAFPADVLRVVTTTTDLADMVMVVGGDRVVVKSLSKGTQDPHLVEPRPSMVMQVKGADMLVRIGMDQDLWAQSIIDAARNSKVMYGGEGYVDASRRIEKLQVPTGRVDMRMGDIHIYGNPHYWLDPANANLILEGITDRLCLLLPKGAEYFRQNSQHYAAKIDSAVTEWQRLMQPFAGARIVTYHNSWIYFATRFNLNIVGYIEPKPGIPPTPSHIAALVEIMKDEQVKVIMIEPYYNLRVAETVADRTGARVLILPSSVGGVEGVDTYLELFDYLISKLPEALSN